In the genome of Catenulispora sp. EB89, the window GCGGCGCGCGCCGGGTCCTGGTCATCGAGCAGTTCGCCCTGGGCCACGGTTTCGGCGCGTCGGAGGACCACTCCCGGATCATCCGCCACACCTATCACGCCGCCAAGTACGCGACGCTGACGCAGGCGGCGTACGACGCCTGGGCCGAGGTCGAGGAGGAGAGCGGCGTCCGCCTCGTGCACAAGACCGGCGGCCTGGACCTCGCGGTGTCCGGGACCGAGGCCGCCGAGGTGGAACTGCGCAACTATCGCGCGGCGATGGACGTCTCGGGGGTCGGCTACGAGGTCCTGGACGCCGTCGAGATCCGCAAGCGCTGGCCGCAGTGGCGGATCGGCGACGATGTCGAAGGGCTCTACCAGGCCGACGGCGGGATCCTGGACATCCGCAAGGCGAACGCGGTGCACATCGCCCTGGCCCGTGCGCTCGGCGTCGAGTTCCTGCCCGAGACCGCCGTCACGGATCTGATTTCGACGGACAGCCACGTCACCGTGGTCACCGACCGGGGCCGCTTCACGGCCGAGTCGGTGGTGCTGGCCGTCGCCTCCTGGACCCCGAACCTGCTGCCCCGGCTCGGGATCCACTGGCCGATCAGCCTGAGCCAGGAGCAGGTGTGCTACTTCGTGCCGTCGGTGCTGCGGGACTTCGCGATGGAGCGGTTCCCGGTGTGGATCTGGCACGCCGAACAAGTCTGGTACGGGTTCCCGATGTACGGCGAGACGGCGATCAAGGTGGCGCGGGACCTCAGCGGCCGGTTCGTCACGTGGGACACCCGGTCTTACGTGCCGGATCCGGCGGAGACCGCGAGAGTCGCGGAGTTCATCGCAGAGCTGATGCCCACCGGCGCCGGACCAGAGCTGCTGAGCAAGACCTGCGTCTACGACATGCCGCCGGACCGGGACTTCGTCCTGGACGTGCTGCCCGGCCACCCGCGGATCGCCATCGGCATCGGCTCCGGCCACGCCGGCAAGTTCGCCGCCCTGATCGGGCAGATCCTCGCCGACCTGGCCACGACCGGGAGCACGCCGTACCCGATCGATGCTTTCCGGGCCGACCGGCCGGCGCTCACCGATCCGGGGTTCGAGCCGGCCTTCCGGCTGGTCGGGTGAGCTGAACGGTCAGACCCGGTCCGGCTCGACGAAGAACCAGTGCTCGACGATCCGGCCGTCGACGACGCGGACCAGGTCCATGCCGCGGGTCTCGGTGCCGCCGGAGCCCGGGGCGCCGTTGAGCCGGTAGAGGTTGGCGACCCATTCGCGCCGACGCCGCACGCAACCGCGAACGGCTGCTCACGGCCGCCGACAGCGTGCTGAGCAGCCATGGCGCGGCCGCTTCGCTGGACGAGATCGCCCGGCTCGCGGGCGTCGGCAACGCCACGCTCTACCGGCACTTCCCGACCCGGGCGCGGCCGATCGAGGCCGTGTACGAGCAGCGGATCGGCGAGCTCTGCGACAGCGCCCGGGACCTCTCGGCGGCCCCGGACCCGGGTGCGGCCCTGACGACGTGGCTGCGCGCCGTCGCAGCGCACGTCGCCACCAGCCGCCTGCTCCGGGAGGCGTTCCTCGCCGACCATCCGGGTCCCGCCGACGTCGAGCCGCCCCAGGCGACCGCGTGGCACGAGGCGTTGTACGAGGCCGCCGCGCCGCTGCTGTCCCGGGCCCAGGACGCCGGCGCCGCACGGCCCGACATCGGCATCGCGGAGTTGCTCATGTTCCTGACCGCCGCCACCCGCACCGCCCCGCAGTCCGCAGACCGCGCTGTGGAGCTGCTGATGGAGGGCGTGCTCCCGCGATCTGTTCCGGCAGCCTGAGCCCACCGCTATGGTGTGCCGATGAGCACGAAGACAGGCATCGAACTCGGCGCGGAGGCTGCCCGCCGCCTGCGGCGGTGGGGTGCGGCCGAGTGCGAGATCGAGCCGGGCCTGACCGACGAGGAGTTCGCCCGGATCGAGGACGAGTTCGGGTTCCGGTTCGCCGACGACCACCGGGCGTTTCTCGCCGCCGGCCTGCCGGTCAGCGTGCCGTACGACGACCCGCCCGGCGTCCTGCGGGCCTGGGCCGAGCCGTGGCCGGACTGGCGTGACGGCGACCGTGCGGCGTTGCGCAGGCAGGTGGCCTGGCCGCTTGAGTGCGTGGAGAACTACGTCGAGCACTACGGATTCTGGCTTGAGGAATGGGGTCCACGGCCGGAGGCTCTGGAAGACGCGCTGTCGGTGGCTCGGAAGGAGTTGGCCGAGGTCCCGGTGCTGGTGCCTGTGTACGCGCATCGCTTCCTGCCGGCCGGCCGCGGCACCCACGGCCATCCGGTCCTGTCCGTCTACCACACCGACACCATCTACTACGGCGCCGACCTGGCCGAATGGGTCCTAGCCGAATTCGCGGACGAGGGTGCGGACGAGGGTGCGGACGAGCCGGCCCCGGACCGCGTGCCCGAGTCTCCGCAGGCGACGGTGCGGTTCTGGCGGGACGTGCTGTAGTCCGGCGGGCTCAGACCTTTGCCATTGCCATTGCCATTGCCATTGTCAGTCGTCCGCCAGATGCCGATCGAAGAACTCGAGCATGCGGACGCTGAGGTCGATCAAGGCCGGTCGCTGCCGCACCCCGTGTCCCTCCTCCGGGTAGATCACCAGAGTGCTCTCGCGGCCGTGCTCGACCAGCGCGCGGTGGAATATCGCGGCCTGCTCCGGCGGGGTCGCGAGGTCCTTCGCGCCGGCGACGAGCAGGACCGGCGTCCGGACCTGCGCGGCCAGATACAGCGGGCTGCGGAGGCGGTAGTCCGAGGCCGGATCGGACGGGTCGCCGGTCAGGCACAGGCGGTCGAAGCCGGGGAGGTTGGAGGCGAAGTGCTGGCTGACCCAGTCGGTCACCGGCGAGCGGATCACCGCGGCGGCGAAGCGGTCTGAGGTCGCCACCAGCCACGCCGACATGAAGCCGCCGTAGCTGTTGCCGGTGACGCCGATCCGCCGCGGGTCGACGCGGCCGGCCGCGACGAGCGCGTCGACGCCCGCCAGGATGTCGGTGGCGTCGGCGCCGCCCATGTCGTGCAGCCCCGCGCGGACGAAGTCCTGGCCGCGCCCGATGCCGCCGCGCATGTTGGGGTGCAGCACGGCGTAGCCGTGCGCGGCCAGCAGCGGCGTCAGCGGAAAGTGCATCGACCACTCGTCGCGCCAGGCCCACACCGGGCCGCCGTGGAGGTGGACGACCAGCGGATGCGGGCCGGGCCCGGACGGGGTGACCAGGATGCCCTCGATCGTGCGGCCGTCCGGCCCCTGCCACGCCACCGGTTCGGACGTGCCGCCGGCGGCGGCCAGATACCGCGAGCCCGCGTGCGCCAGGGACAGCCGGCGTTCCGCGGCGCCGTCCGCGCCGAGCGTCGCGACGGCGCGCGGCTGTCCGTAGCCGTGGGCGACCAGGGCCGTCGTGCCCCCGGACGCGGCCAGGTCGGGCAGCAGGTCGCCGCAGGTCTGCGACGTCCGCCACAGGGTCCGGCACGCTCCCGAGGAGACCGTGTACTCGCCGATCACCGTGTCCAGGCCGTGCAGCGCGGCGAACAACACATGGTCGTCGTCCGTCCAGATCTGGGCCGTGATGTCGTCCCCGAATTCGGTGACGCCTCCGGTGGCCACGTCGACGACCGTGAGGCGCCCGGCGTACAGGCCGCGGTCGCTCATCCAACCCGCCACCGCCGAGACCAGCGTGCCTGACGGATTCGCCGCCGGGATGCCGATCTGGGCCTCCGGTCGCAGAACACTGCGCAGCCGGCCGGAGGCGACGTCCAGGACGGCCAACTCGGCGCCGTACCAGTCCGACTCGGTGGGCCCTTCCGACGCCACGCACACCACGGACCCGGGCCCGGCCCACGCCGCCTGCCAGACCGTGGTCCCGGACGGCGAAACGCAGGTCGCCTCGGAGCCCGCGAGCTCCACCAGCCATACGCGGCGCCCGCCGGACGGGGATCCGGCTCCGGAGACCTCAGGCAGCCAGCTGGGCAGCGAGGCGTCCCCCGGTAGATAGCCCGAGCCGTGGACGTCCGACCGGGACGCGCCGGGCTCGGCCGAGCAGACCGACAAGGCCCCGCCGTCCGGGCGCCACCCGATGCTCTCGGGGAACCCGGGCACCGCATAGCGCGCTTCGACCACCAGCTCAGAACTCCCGACGACGATCTCGCCTTCCGGACCGGCGCCGATCCAGGCCAGCCGCCGACCGTCCGGCGACCAGCACGGCGCGCTGCCCTCCGGCGCGGTGTCGAGACCGCCGAGCAGCGCACCGGAGTCGAGGTCGAGCACCGCGATCCGCCGGACCGGCTCAGCCTCCCCCTTCGCCGTCACCAAAGCAGTGAACGCGACCGCCCGGCCGTCAGGCGACACGGCCAGCTCGACCGCGTTGTCCAGGTCGCCGTCCCGGCCCTCGACCCGGTCGAAGAACTCGGCGACAGTGTCAGCCCGCTTCATCGTCATCCCGTTCGTCATCCCTATCGCCGAGCCGGCATCGCTTCGAGCACGGCCTTCTCCGTCGCGAAGTCCTCCGGCGCGAACCGGTCGAGCCGGTAGGACGACGGGTCCACCCAGTCCGATCCGCCGTCCAGCACCACTTCCGCCAGCAACCGCCCGAGCCCCGGACCGTGCGTGACCCCGGCCTCGTTGTCACCGGTGAGGACGTGCAGCCCCTCGACGCCCGGCACCGGACCGGCGAGGAACTTCCGGTCCGGCGTCATGCACGGAATCCCCTGAAGCCACCACGACATCGAGATGTCGTGCGCCGGCACCAGAGCCCGCAGCTTCGGCACCAGCGCCTTGTCGAGCCGTTCGACCAGCTCTGGGAAACCCGGCCGGCTTGTGACACCCACCGCGCTGCCCATCTCGTACGACGGCGCGTACCCGTCGCCGTTGCCCCAGGTGAGGCCGCCGCGATGCTCCCGGACCCAGAGCCCGTACAGGTCCGGGACCATGAGGGTCGGCATCGTGCCCGGCACCCCGGACGGCGGGGACACCACCCGCGTCGCCACCATCCGCAGCAGCGGCACCCGCCACCCGACCGCCGCCAGCAGTTCGTTCGTCCATGCCCCGCACGCCAGCACCACCTTCGGCGCGTGGATGTCCCCGGCATCGGTGCGCACCCCGGCCACGGCGCCGTCGCTCACGAGCAGCTCGGTGACCCGGGTCCGTTCCCTGAGCTCGCCGCCGAGCTCGGCGACCCGCGCGGCGAGCGCCCGGGTGGCGCGCCCCGCGCTGATCTGGATCCCGCCGGGGTGCAGAGCACCGCCGAAGACCGCCTCCGCCGGAACGACGCCGCCGGTCACCTCGGCCACCTGGGCCGGGGACACCTCACGCGTCCCGGCCGGGGCCAGCCGGTGCCCGACGACCGGCTCGACCCAGCTCTTCCAGCCCTCCTCGGTGGTGGCCAGGTAGAGGTTGCCGTTGACCTTGCACTCGACGGTGGGGTCGGCCTCGGCCAGCGACCGGTAGAAGTCGATGCCGTACTGCTCCAGGGCGAGCTCGGTCTCGGTCAAGAAGTGCGCGTATCCGGCTGCCCACAGGCCGACGAAGCCCGCCCCGGCGCCCGAGGTGGCCGCCGCCGAGGTCCCGGCCTCGACCACCACGACCCGGCCCGCGCCGCGGGTGAGCAGATGGTGGGCCACCGACGTGCCGAGCACGCCCGCCCCCACGACGATGACGTCGGCGACCTCGTAGTCGGAGTGGTCAGACATCAGTACCTCTTCTTCGTGTCGTCGGTTCGTCGTCGGTCGAGGTTCCAAGGTTCTAAAGTCCGGCGTCGGCCAGGAGCTGCGCGTAAGCCCGGTAGAAGTCCAGGACGGAAGCCTCGTCGGCGGCCAGCGGCCCCGGCACGTACGACTGCGACCTGACACCCAGCTGCGCGCGCTCGCACAGTTTCCAGTCCTGCCGGTTGGTCTGGTCCCAGACCTTGATGAGGTTGTCGACGTCGTAGTCCGTGCCGGCCTCGGCGGAAGGGTGGACGAGCCAGCTGACCCGCACCTTGGTGCTGCCGAGCCCGTCGGGGGAGTCCGTCAGGATGATCGCGTAGTCAGGGCTGCACACCACCGCGACCGTCGGCTTCAGGTGGATCGCGACGGTGTACGGCTCGCGCCCGGCGGCGAACTCGCCGAGCAGCTTGGCGACCGCCGGCCGGCCGTCCACGGTCAGCGACACCGCGTCGGACCGCAGCGGCAGCTTCGCGTACTGCACGCGCCGGTCGTCGCTGCGCTGGACGTCGCACTCCCGCCAGTCGGGCTCGTTGATCGAGGCGAGGTCGAAGGCCTTCAGGAACTCGGGGTGGTTCGCCATGCAGTGGTAGCACTCCTGGGCGTTCTCCCAGACCAGCTTCCAGTTCGCCGCGACCAGGTAGTCCTCGGTGTGCGCGACCCGCGCCTCGGCCAGCGCGAACGGCGCGACGACGGCCTCGCCGTCGGCGAACAGGGCACCGACGCCCGGCCCGGGGTCGGCGGCGAGGTTGACGAAGACCAGGCCCTGCCAGACCTCGACGGCCACGGTCGGCAGCGGATGCTCCGCCGGATCGAAGTCCTTGCCCATCCTGGGCGCGCCGAGCAACGACCCGTCCAGGCGGTAAGTCCACTGGTGGTAGGGGCACACGAAGCGCCGTGCGCTGCCGCAGCCCTCATCGACCAGGCGCGCGCCGCGGTGGCGGCACACGTTGTAGAACGCTGAGATCGTCTCGTCGTTGCCGCGCGCGACGATGACGCTCTCGTCGCCGCTGGCCACGGTCAGGTACTGTCCCGGCCGGGCGATCTCCGACACGTGGCCGGCGTACAGCCAGCTGCGCTGGAACACTGCGGCGAGTTCGGCCTCGTACAGCTCCGGCGAGGTGTAGAGCTCGCGGGGCATGCCGGTGCGGGCGGCGATGTGCTGCTGGACGGTTTCGCTATAGGCGGCGGTCATTTTTGGTCTCCTGACTCTTCTTCTGCACTGAGCGGCCAGCCGTCCAGGAACGCGCGGATGAGGGCGAGATAGCAGTCGGCGTTGGCGGCCTCGAAGATGGTGTGGCCGTTGTGGTTCAGGGTCAGCCACTCCGCGCCGGGGATGCCTTCGGCCATGACGCGGTTGGTGGAAGCGTCGGACATGTCCCGGCCGCCGTGGACGACCAGAGTCGGGACGGCGATCTCGGCCAGGCGCGCCTCGACGTCCCAGTCGCGCAGCGCGCCGTCGGCGAACCAGAGCCGGTAGCCCCACAGCCCGCGGCCCGCCGGGCCGGGGGACAGGGCCTCGGCCGTGGCCAGTTCGGCGGCGTCCATGTCCCCTTCCGTCGCGAAGCGTGCGAGCCAGCGCGTGACGGCCGACCGGTACGCCGGCGCATCGTGGTCGCCGAGCATGTCGGCGGTGATCGCGGCGGCCGTCTCGGACGCCGACAGGGTCGCGCGGAGCTGGTCCAGGAAGCCGATGGTGATCCGCGCGGTGCTGGCCGCCGTGTTGGACAGCACGAGCCGGTCAGCTCGGGCGGGGCGGTCCAGGACGTACTGAAGCGCCAGCATCCCGCCCCAGGAATGGCCCAGGATCTCGGTCCCGCCGAGCCCGCCGCCGGGCCGGTCGCCGAGCTCGGCGGCGAAGTACCGGCGGACGGCTTCGACGTCCGCGGCCGCGCCTCGGACCGTCCACTCGTACTCCGGGCCCGGGACGTCGGACTTCCCCGTCCCGAGCTGGTCGAAGGTGACCACGGTGCGGTCGGCGCCGGCCAACCGGTGCAGCGGATCCAGGTACCCGCCGCCGTCGCCGCCGGGGCCGCCGTGCAGCCCGATCAGCAGCCGTCCGCCGCTGCCGGAAACCGTGCAGGACAACCGGAATCCCTCATCCGTGGTGACACTCACGTTCCTTCTCACGGCTCTCCTCCGGGGTGCCGGGCCAGCGTCGGCGCGGCGGCGATCAGCCGCCGGGTGTAAGGGTGCTGCGGCGCTCGCAGGATCTGCCCGGTCGGGCCGCTCTCGCAGACCAGACCGTGTTCCAGCACCAGGACCCGGTCGGCGGCGACCGCGACGACGCCGATGTCGTGGGTGATGAGCAGCACCGCCACGCCGAGGTCGGCGCGCAGGCTCGCCAGCACCTCGATGATCGCCGCCTGTACCGAGACGTCCAGAGCCGAGGTGACCTCGTCGCAGACCAGCACGTCGGGCCGGGCGGCCAGGGCGCGGGCGATGGCGACGCGCTGGCGCTCGCCGCCGGAGAGCTGGTGCGGGAAGCGGTCCGCCAGCCGGGCGGGCAGCCGTACCCGCTCCAGCAGCGCGGGGACCTCCGCCCGGGCGTCGGCCGCGGACAGGCCGCGCAGCACGCGGCCGGGGCGCGCGAGGTCTTCGCCGATGCGGCGCCGGGGGTTGAGCGACTGGAACGGGTTCTGGAAGACGTACTGGATGCCGCGCCGCTGCTCGACGGTGCGCTTGCGGATCCGGTCGGCGAGCTCCGTCCCGGCCAGGGTGATCGTCCCGGCCTCCGGGCGGTGCAGACCGACCAGGCAGCGCGCGATCGTCGACTTGCCGCTGCCGGACTCCCCGACCAGGGCCACGCACTCGCCGGCCGCGACGTCGAAGGTGATGTCCTCGGCCGCGACGACGGTTTCGGCGCGGCCCCGGTGCGTGGCGCGCAGTCCGGTGACGCTCAACGCCGCCGCCCGGGCCGCTGCCTCCTTGTGGGAGCCCAGCGCCGGACCGGCCTCGACCGGCGGTGTGGCGGCGTGGTGCAGGCAGCGGACCAGGTGTCGGCCGCCGGGGGCGAGGGTGGGGTCGACGGCGGGGTCGAGGTCGATAAGCTCCGGGCCCGGGCCCGGGCCCGGGCCGGGGCCGAGGTCGATCAGCTCCGGCAGCGCCTCGACACAGGCGTCGGTCTGCTGCGGGCAGCGCGGCGCGAAGGGGCATCCGGTCGGCCGGTCCTCGACGCCGAGCGCGGTGCCCTCCATCGGGACCAGGGCGGTCGGCTGCCGGTGGTTCGGGATCGACTGGATCAGGCCCCTGGTATATGGATGCCGCGGGTTGTTCAGCAGGTCCGCGGTCGGCCCTTCCTCCACCACGCGCCCCGCGTACATGACGGCCATCCGGTCGGCGATCTGCGAGACGACGGCCAGGTCGTGCGAGACGTAGACGATGGAGACGCCGCGCTCCTCCCGCAGCCGTCGTACTTCCCGCAGCACGCTCTGCTGCGTCACGACGTCGAGCCCGGTGGTCGGCTCGTCCATGACCACGACCGGTGGTTCGCAGCCCAGCGCCATCGCGATGGTGACCCGCTGCTGCTGTCCGCCGGACAGCTGGTGCGGCAGGCGGCGGGCGAAGGCGTCCGTGTCCGGCAGGTCGACCGCCGCCAGCAGTCCTCTGATCCGCGACGTCCCCTCAACGCCGCGGGTCCTGATCACGTCGCCGATCGAAGCGCCGATCCGTAGCGACGGGTTGAGCGCCGGCCCCGCGTCCTGCGGGACGTACGAGATCAGCCGTCCCCGCACCTCGCGCAACGCACTCTCGGACAGGCCGAGCAGGGATTCGCCGTCGACCTCGACCTCGCCGCCGGCGATCCGGGCGCCGCGTGCGGCGTAGCCGAGCAGCGCCAGCGCCATGGTGGTCTTCCCGCTCCCGGACTCGCCGACGATGCCGAGCGTCTGTCCGTGCTCCAGTGCCAGGTCGACACCGCCGACGATCTCCGCGCCGGCGGCGGTCTGGATCCGCAGGTCCCGGACGGTGAGGATGGGAGCGCCGTCAACCGCTGGTCCGCTCATCGGTCTCCTCCGGACATGTCGTCGCCGAGCAGGTTGATCGCGAGCGTCAGCACGCCCAGCAGGGCGGCCGGGATGAGCATCGCCGACGGGTTCAGCGCGGCGCCGCCGCGGTTCTCCGAGACCATCAGGCCCCAGTCCGCCGCCGGCGGTTGCAGCCCCAGCCCGAGGAAGTTGACGCTGGCGATCAGCAGCACCGACCAGGTGAACCGCAGCCCGATGTCGGCGGCCAGGGTGCGCGAGATGTTCGGCAGGATCTCTCTGCGCAGCACGGAGAAGGTGCTCTCGCCCCGGGCCACCGCAGCCTCGACGTAACCGCGCACCGACTGCTCCAGCGCGGCGGTTTTGACGATGCGTGCGATCGGCGGCAGCTGGACCACCGCGCTGGCGATCACCACCGAGCCGATGCCGCGTCCGGCGGCGGTCGCCAGCAGCAGCAGGAACACCAGAGCGGGGAAGGACAGCAGGACGTCCACGGCCCGCATCAGGACGCTGTCCAGCCACGACCGCGAGTAGCCGGCCACCAGGCCGATCGTCAGGCCGCCGGCATAGGCCAGCAGCGTCGCCAGGCCCGAGTACAGCAGGACGCTGCGTCCGCCGCTCAGGACCCGGGAGAGCACGTCGCGGCCCAGGAAGTCGGCGCCCAGCGGGAGCCGGCCGCTGGGCGGCGTGTAGGGCGCGGCCAGCGTCCGGTTCGGGTCGTGCGGCGCGAACCAGGTCCCGGTCAGGGCGATCAGGACCACCAGGAGCAGCAGCGCCAGCCCGACGCGTCCGGAGACGGTCCTGGGTATCACCCGAGTCACCACCCGAGTCCTGACCTGAGTCGTCCGGCTGCTCATGCGGCACCGGTCCGCAGCTTGGGCACCGCCGCCATCACCGCGAGGTCCGCGACGATCGTGGTGGCGATGTAGAAGGCCGCCAGCAGCATGGTCACCGACTGGACCTCCGTGTTGTCGTGGATGCTGACCGCGTCGACCAGCTCCTTGCCGATACCGGGGTAGCCGAACAGGTACTCGACGATCAGCAGGCCGCCGACGAGGTACTGCGCAACGAGCGCGAAGACCTGGATGCTCGGCGCGATCGCGTTGCGCAGCGCGTACCGGCGCACGACCCGGCCCTCGGCGATGCCGTTGAGCCGCGCCACCGCCACCGTGTCGGCGCCCAGCGCCTCCAGCATTCCGGCCCGGACCATCCGCGCCGCCGGTCCCGCCGTCACCCCGACCAGCGTCAGCACCGGGAGCACCAGCACGGACGGAGTGGCCAGCGGGCTGCTGCCCGGAGCCACGACCGACACCGGCGGCAGCACGTCCAGCCAGCCGAAGAAGACGGCCAGCAGCACGGTGCCGAGCACGAACTCCGGCAGCGCCGAGGGCACCAGGGTCGTCACCGAGATCAGGTGGTCCTGCCAGCGTCCGGCGCGCAGCGCCGAATACACGCCGAGCAGCACCGAGACCACGGCGATCGGGACGAACGCGCACAGCGCCAGGACCGCCGAGTCGCCGAGCTTTCCGGAGACCTGGCTCCAGACGCTGACCTGGCCGCCGGAGGCGAATCCGGCGGCGGAGTCGCCGAGGTCGCCGTGCAGCAGCCCGGTCAGCCAGTGCCAGTACTGGACCGGGATCGACTGGTCCAGACCCATGCGGTGCCGCAGGTCGGCCAGCGCCTGGCCGTTGGCCTGCTTGCCGAGGACGGCGCTCGCGGCGTCGCCGGGCAGCACCGAGGCCGCGGCGAAGACCAGGACGGACAGGACCAGCAGCGTGACCACGCCGGCGGCGACGCGCCGGAGCGCCATCCGGGCCAGCGGGTGCGACGACAGGAATCCAGATCGTGTCAGGGGCCCGTGGGCCGTGCGGCTCGGAGAGCCTGGCGGTCGGCGGCTCATGCGACGAAGTACGCTTCCGCGAGCGAGGTCGGCAGCCCCAGGTTCTGGGACACCCCGGGCACGATGCCGCCGACCTTCTTCGAGGCGGCGTCGAGGTTGTCGCAGTTGCCCCACCAGATGTAGCCGCCGCTGTCGTATTGCTCCTGCTGGACGGCGTCCCACGCCATCCGTGCCGAGGCGTCGTCGGGTGCGGATACTCCGGCGTTGATCAGGTCGGCGGTGTGCTGGCTCGTCCAGTGGGTCTCGTTGCCGGGCGCGCCCTTCAACAGCGCCGTCTGGTAGAACGAGCCCAGGCTCGTGATCCCCTGCCAGACGGTCTGCGCGAACGGCATGGTCAGGTAGTCGCGGGTCGGGTCGAAGTAGGCGTCCGGGTCGACCTGCGAGATCCGCACGGTGACACCGGCGTCTTTGGCCTGCTGCTGGAAGAGCGTAGCGGCCTCGACCATCCCGGGTGCCGCCGCTGAGGTCTGGAGCCGCAGGGTCAGGCCCGAGGCGTGCCCGGCCTGCGCGAGCAGGTCCTTGGCCTTGGCGAGGTCGCGGGTGCGCTGCGGCAGGGCGACGTCGTAGTACGGCAGGGCCCTGCCGTACAGGTCGTTGGCCACGGTGCCGAATCCGTTGAGGGCGACATCGACCAGTTGCTGGCGGTCGACCAGCAGCCGCAGCGCCTGACGGATGCGCGGATCGGTGAACGGCTCCTGATCGATGGCCGTGTAGAAGGCTTGTGCGGTGAGCCCGGGACTGCGCAGCAGCCAGAAGTCCTCGGAGATCGAGGACTTGGCCTGCGCGTACGGCAGCTGGGCCATCACGTCGGTCTGCCCGCTCAGCAGGGCGTTGAGACGAGCGGTGTCGTCCTTCAGGGAGAGCAGCCGGAGCTCGTCCACGTACGGCTTGCCGGTGTCCCAGTAGACCGGATTGCGCTTGCAGACGCTCTGCTGACCCTGGTCGAGCGAGACGAAGGTGAACGGTCCGGTCCCGATCGGCTTGGTGAAGTCCTTCGCGCCGGCCTGGACGATCCACGCCAGCGCGATGGTCTCGGGGAACCGCGTGTCGGGGCTCTTGAGCGGCACCACGACCGTGTTCGGGTCCTTCTTCCAGACCTTCGCGGTGTCGACGTTGGCCACCGCGGGTCCCAGTCCGCTGCCGGGCGTCTCCATCCATTGGAGGGAGTAGATGACGTCGTCGGCGGTGAACGGCTTCCCGTCGTGCCAGGCGACGCCCGGCCGCAGTTCGAAGGTCCAGGCCGAGCCGGAGGCGTCCGAGGTCCAGGACGTCGCCAGCGCCGGCCGTAGCCGCATGTCCGGCCCGTAGGTGATCAGCGGATCGAACACGGCGCAGGTCATGGCGACGTTGATGAGTGCGGAGGAGGCGGCCGAGGGGTCGAACGACTCGCCCTTGCCGGCCCCCACCATCCCGATGCGCAACGTCCCGCCGGGCTTGGGCGCGCCGGTCGGTGCCGCGGTGCTCTGGGCCATGGACGGCTGCCGCCCGCACCCGGCGAGCGAGGACGCGCCCAGGCCGAGCATGAGCCCGGCAGCGGACGCGTCGCGAAGGAAGCTACGTCGTGAGTAACTGGTTCCGGTCACAGCCGACTCCCGCAGAGTGTCGGTTCGGGAAACATTGGTGCTGCTGACGCCGCAAGTGTCGCAACGCGCCGCTGACCTGCGCACGCATCAAGGGCTGCGAGATCAAGAAGTTCACCGCTACAGCTGTAGCGGTGGCGGCGGTGGTGGCCGTGGTCGGAGACGGTGATGGCACAGCTGGAACGCGGTCTTAGCGTCAGTCACGGCGCCCAGGCGCAGCTGGATCGCGTCGTCCGCGACGCGCAAGAGGCGCGCTACCTGCGCTACGCCACCCGGATGACCACCA includes:
- a CDS encoding prolyl oligopeptidase family serine peptidase, giving the protein MTMKRADTVAEFFDRVEGRDGDLDNAVELAVSPDGRAVAFTALVTAKGEAEPVRRIAVLDLDSGALLGGLDTAPEGSAPCWSPDGRRLAWIGAGPEGEIVVGSSELVVEARYAVPGFPESIGWRPDGGALSVCSAEPGASRSDVHGSGYLPGDASLPSWLPEVSGAGSPSGGRRVWLVELAGSEATCVSPSGTTVWQAAWAGPGSVVCVASEGPTESDWYGAELAVLDVASGRLRSVLRPEAQIGIPAANPSGTLVSAVAGWMSDRGLYAGRLTVVDVATGGVTEFGDDITAQIWTDDDHVLFAALHGLDTVIGEYTVSSGACRTLWRTSQTCGDLLPDLAASGGTTALVAHGYGQPRAVATLGADGAAERRLSLAHAGSRYLAAAGGTSEPVAWQGPDGRTIEGILVTPSGPGPHPLVVHLHGGPVWAWRDEWSMHFPLTPLLAAHGYAVLHPNMRGGIGRGQDFVRAGLHDMGGADATDILAGVDALVAAGRVDPRRIGVTGNSYGGFMSAWLVATSDRFAAAVIRSPVTDWVSQHFASNLPGFDRLCLTGDPSDPASDYRLRSPLYLAAQVRTPVLLVAGAKDLATPPEQAAIFHRALVEHGRESTLVIYPEEGHGVRQRPALIDLSVRMLEFFDRHLADD
- a CDS encoding TetR/AcrR family transcriptional regulator — protein: MLTAADSVLSSHGAAASLDEIARLAGVGNATLYRHFPTRARPIEAVYEQRIGELCDSARDLSAAPDPGAALTTWLRAVAAHVATSRLLREAFLADHPGPADVEPPQATAWHEALYEAAAPLLSRAQDAGAARPDIGIAELLMFLTAATRTAPQSADRAVELLMEGVLPRSVPAA
- the solA gene encoding N-methyl-L-tryptophan oxidase, which encodes MEESYSHIVVGAGALGTATAYRLARGGARRVLVIEQFALGHGFGASEDHSRIIRHTYHAAKYATLTQAAYDAWAEVEEESGVRLVHKTGGLDLAVSGTEAAEVELRNYRAAMDVSGVGYEVLDAVEIRKRWPQWRIGDDVEGLYQADGGILDIRKANAVHIALARALGVEFLPETAVTDLISTDSHVTVVTDRGRFTAESVVLAVASWTPNLLPRLGIHWPISLSQEQVCYFVPSVLRDFAMERFPVWIWHAEQVWYGFPMYGETAIKVARDLSGRFVTWDTRSYVPDPAETARVAEFIAELMPTGAGPELLSKTCVYDMPPDRDFVLDVLPGHPRIAIGIGSGHAGKFAALIGQILADLATTGSTPYPIDAFRADRPALTDPGFEPAFRLVG
- a CDS encoding aromatic ring-hydroxylating dioxygenase subunit alpha, which translates into the protein MTAAYSETVQQHIAARTGMPRELYTSPELYEAELAAVFQRSWLYAGHVSEIARPGQYLTVASGDESVIVARGNDETISAFYNVCRHRGARLVDEGCGSARRFVCPYHQWTYRLDGSLLGAPRMGKDFDPAEHPLPTVAVEVWQGLVFVNLAADPGPGVGALFADGEAVVAPFALAEARVAHTEDYLVAANWKLVWENAQECYHCMANHPEFLKAFDLASINEPDWRECDVQRSDDRRVQYAKLPLRSDAVSLTVDGRPAVAKLLGEFAAGREPYTVAIHLKPTVAVVCSPDYAIILTDSPDGLGSTKVRVSWLVHPSAEAGTDYDVDNLIKVWDQTNRQDWKLCERAQLGVRSQSYVPGPLAADEASVLDFYRAYAQLLADAGL
- a CDS encoding NAD(P)/FAD-dependent oxidoreductase, translating into MSDHSDYEVADVIVVGAGVLGTSVAHHLLTRGAGRVVVVEAGTSAAATSGAGAGFVGLWAAGYAHFLTETELALEQYGIDFYRSLAEADPTVECKVNGNLYLATTEEGWKSWVEPVVGHRLAPAGTREVSPAQVAEVTGGVVPAEAVFGGALHPGGIQISAGRATRALAARVAELGGELRERTRVTELLVSDGAVAGVRTDAGDIHAPKVVLACGAWTNELLAAVGWRVPLLRMVATRVVSPPSGVPGTMPTLMVPDLYGLWVREHRGGLTWGNGDGYAPSYEMGSAVGVTSRPGFPELVERLDKALVPKLRALVPAHDISMSWWLQGIPCMTPDRKFLAGPVPGVEGLHVLTGDNEAGVTHGPGLGRLLAEVVLDGGSDWVDPSSYRLDRFAPEDFATEKAVLEAMPARR
- a CDS encoding alpha/beta fold hydrolase — protein: MSVTTDEGFRLSCTVSGSGGRLLIGLHGGPGGDGGGYLDPLHRLAGADRTVVTFDQLGTGKSDVPGPEYEWTVRGAAADVEAVRRYFAAELGDRPGGGLGGTEILGHSWGGMLALQYVLDRPARADRLVLSNTAASTARITIGFLDQLRATLSASETAAAITADMLGDHDAPAYRSAVTRWLARFATEGDMDAAELATAEALSPGPAGRGLWGYRLWFADGALRDWDVEARLAEIAVPTLVVHGGRDMSDASTNRVMAEGIPGAEWLTLNHNGHTIFEAANADCYLALIRAFLDGWPLSAEEESGDQK